A single genomic interval of Cellvibrio sp. PSBB023 harbors:
- a CDS encoding EAL domain-containing protein, translating into MISLHSSINLSPVDDLHEDLYQRGILVVDDSSMHRYSAHLCLRAFGIDNIVEVPNGKLALDHLTRQVPPPAVMMLDLEMPVMDGIEVLQQIATLAHKPAVILASSSDEVLISAVATMAEALGITLLGAFRKPINPADLSDALSSYAAATEVPEPQIKNALNIDLAQLKQALERASIQVFYQPKIDLSTMKVAGVEALARWKNTQGDWIPPSLFIPLAEEHGLIGDLTLSLLEQILQDMNTWWEQGNYIPVAMNLSAKSLAEFNLANEIIQRVIRQGIPAHFITFEITESALVVDLPSALATISRLRLKGFGISIDDYGTGFSSMQQLSRFPFSELKIDRSFVHGAPERQYLRNILKSAIDTGIRLGITTVAEGVETEAELHLLKSLGCNQAQGFLLARPLPGRELLGWIERAAQSQTPYAKHLYPDS; encoded by the coding sequence GGATCTGTATCAGCGCGGTATATTGGTGGTGGATGACAGCAGCATGCATCGCTACAGCGCGCATTTGTGCCTGCGTGCATTTGGTATCGACAACATAGTCGAAGTGCCCAATGGCAAGCTCGCGCTGGATCATTTAACCCGGCAGGTGCCGCCCCCGGCGGTGATGATGCTGGATTTGGAAATGCCGGTGATGGATGGTATTGAAGTGCTGCAGCAAATTGCCACACTCGCACACAAACCGGCGGTTATTCTCGCCAGCAGCTCCGATGAAGTGCTGATCAGTGCCGTGGCCACCATGGCCGAAGCCCTGGGCATTACCTTGCTCGGCGCCTTTCGCAAACCGATTAATCCCGCTGATTTATCCGATGCCCTGAGCAGTTATGCCGCCGCGACGGAAGTGCCGGAACCCCAGATCAAAAACGCCTTAAACATCGACCTTGCACAACTCAAGCAAGCATTGGAACGCGCCAGTATCCAGGTGTTTTATCAACCCAAAATCGATTTAAGCACCATGAAAGTAGCGGGCGTAGAAGCGCTGGCACGCTGGAAAAACACCCAGGGTGACTGGATTCCGCCAAGCTTGTTTATCCCTTTGGCGGAAGAGCACGGCTTGATTGGCGATTTAACCCTCTCGCTGCTGGAGCAAATCCTGCAGGACATGAACACCTGGTGGGAGCAGGGCAACTACATCCCGGTGGCGATGAATCTCTCCGCCAAATCCCTCGCGGAATTTAATCTGGCCAACGAAATTATCCAGCGAGTCATTCGCCAGGGAATTCCGGCCCATTTCATCACCTTTGAAATTACCGAAAGTGCGCTGGTGGTCGACCTGCCTTCTGCACTTGCCACCATCAGCCGTTTGCGACTGAAAGGCTTTGGTATTTCTATCGATGACTACGGCACCGGTTTTTCTTCCATGCAGCAGTTATCGCGCTTTCCGTTTTCTGAATTAAAAATCGACCGCTCCTTTGTGCACGGCGCACCGGAGCGGCAGTATTTGCGCAATATTTTAAAATCGGCCATTGATACCGGTATTCGTTTGGGCATTACCACCGTTGCCGAAGGTGTGGAGACAGAAGCCGAGCTACACTTGCTCAAGAGTCTGGGTTGTAACCAGGCGCAGGGGTTCCTGCTGGCGCGACCATTACCCGGACGCGAGCTGCTGGGCTGGATTGAACGTGCCGCGCAAAGTCAAACACCATATGCCAAACACCTATACCCGGATAGCTAA
- a CDS encoding ATP-binding protein has product MPRKVKHHMPNTYTRIANHPAWMAKLFRVLSLVNPTLFSAVLAIALLIFSTLFALRHVHNMQERIVREHLQSSLNSFTELINVWQQQNLAAIHMLANSVQGRMLLKQVLQEQGDNPATHLALREWLYPVLMVMGFDGYSVMNNERVLVAASSESYHKQPVRMVETHEVLDKALAQQPAISRPVAAARPLNGPRGSQPAGTLMQNMCISFETDVTRPGYFCLRFNTQSSFFPIFYNGRSGSTGEIYAIDRRGIFVTPPRFSAAKNGDPIMADELSLQGTQSPLTRMVDFLINRQGGFVSLDYADYRGTRVAGAGRWLDEMELGIIVEQDLQEAMSPYLASRNIILALSLGASVLIVLLTVTAIINRRRLVSREGRFRSLLDNLPPPIHMTSPDNKITVVNPAFCELVGLDKADLLGRDIDTLPLPPWLRPLFDAERTLGTDSYRKDFVAEVVDAEGMPRYYRIVRFPVVYKHKQAPQAIASVWVDSTERVVAGQQLAQVNQNLELLVNERTHELMMAKDEALAASQTKADFLANMSHEIRTPLNAIIGLAHVALASGPEPRLRTYLEKMRGSGEHLLQIINDILNFSRMEAGKLTLDNSPFAIDQLVDKTLDLVFEKAAAKGLLLRAEVDPTIPKPLLGDELRLGQILINFCANAVKFTDQGRVTLRVTLVRDWPEQVELLFEVEDTGIGIAADEQPKLFQPFEQVDTSSARRFEGTGLGLSICKNLAELMQAHIDVKSTLGQGSCFRLRVTLDKQVHIAAMETPVEQPAEQPLPERCPVLVVEDNLLNQEIIQTMLTAMGVQVTCVGSGPEAIAAVQKQGFALIFMDIQLPGMDGVEAAARIRTLAAGTFIPIVAVTANALPGDREAYLAAGMDDYLAKPIEPAQLQSVLLRWGQAQHQVVPLVAAANPFDILRRGGIDTARALHNLMHNEALYRRLLERFASERSNLVAGLADLVAHDPVDALNQVHSLKSLAGSLGMNRLEQVAQQLEQLLRDGSDDQTALPNACRTLSDELQAMIELVRLGLPLAVPSAG; this is encoded by the coding sequence GTGCCGCGCAAAGTCAAACACCATATGCCAAACACCTATACCCGGATAGCTAATCATCCTGCCTGGATGGCAAAACTGTTTCGTGTTCTCTCGCTGGTTAATCCCACCCTCTTCTCAGCAGTGCTTGCCATAGCCCTGCTGATTTTTTCTACCCTGTTTGCGTTGCGCCACGTACACAATATGCAAGAGCGCATTGTGCGCGAGCACCTGCAATCCTCACTCAATTCCTTTACCGAACTGATCAATGTCTGGCAGCAGCAAAACCTGGCGGCAATTCATATGCTGGCCAATTCCGTGCAAGGGCGCATGTTATTGAAACAAGTTTTGCAGGAGCAGGGCGATAACCCGGCTACCCATCTGGCCCTGCGCGAGTGGTTGTACCCAGTGTTGATGGTGATGGGGTTTGACGGCTATTCGGTGATGAATAACGAGCGCGTGCTTGTGGCGGCAAGCAGTGAGAGTTATCACAAACAGCCAGTGCGCATGGTAGAGACGCACGAAGTATTGGATAAAGCACTGGCGCAGCAGCCGGCTATTTCGCGCCCGGTAGCGGCAGCGCGCCCGCTCAATGGCCCGCGCGGGTCACAACCCGCCGGCACACTCATGCAAAACATGTGTATTTCGTTTGAAACAGACGTGACACGCCCCGGGTATTTCTGTTTGCGATTTAATACCCAGTCCAGTTTTTTCCCCATTTTTTACAATGGCCGCAGTGGCAGTACCGGCGAAATTTATGCAATCGATCGCCGGGGTATTTTTGTCACCCCACCGCGTTTTTCGGCTGCCAAAAATGGCGATCCGATAATGGCAGACGAGCTATCGCTGCAAGGCACCCAAAGCCCACTCACCCGGATGGTGGATTTTTTAATTAATCGCCAGGGCGGCTTTGTCAGCTTGGACTACGCGGATTATCGCGGTACTCGCGTTGCGGGTGCCGGGCGCTGGCTGGATGAAATGGAGCTGGGCATTATTGTCGAGCAGGACCTGCAGGAAGCCATGTCGCCCTACCTTGCCTCGCGCAATATTATCCTCGCGCTCAGCCTGGGGGCGAGTGTGTTAATTGTGCTGCTCACCGTCACTGCTATTATCAATCGCCGTCGCCTGGTGTCGCGCGAGGGGCGTTTTCGCTCACTGCTGGACAACCTGCCACCGCCCATTCACATGACCTCGCCCGACAACAAAATCACAGTGGTAAACCCCGCGTTTTGTGAGTTGGTTGGGTTGGATAAAGCCGATTTGCTCGGACGCGATATAGATACCTTACCGCTGCCCCCGTGGCTGCGCCCCCTGTTCGATGCCGAGCGCACACTGGGCACCGATTCCTACCGCAAGGATTTTGTTGCCGAAGTGGTCGATGCGGAAGGCATGCCGCGCTATTACCGCATTGTGCGTTTTCCGGTGGTATACAAACACAAACAGGCACCCCAGGCGATTGCCTCTGTGTGGGTGGATTCTACCGAGCGGGTTGTGGCCGGCCAGCAACTGGCACAGGTCAATCAAAACCTTGAACTGCTGGTCAATGAGCGCACCCACGAACTAATGATGGCCAAAGACGAAGCCCTGGCGGCCTCCCAAACCAAGGCCGACTTCCTCGCCAATATGAGCCATGAAATTCGTACGCCGCTCAACGCCATTATCGGGTTGGCCCACGTTGCACTCGCCAGCGGCCCAGAACCACGGTTGCGCACCTATCTGGAAAAAATGCGCGGCTCCGGCGAGCACCTGCTGCAAATCATCAACGACATTTTGAATTTCTCGCGCATGGAAGCTGGCAAACTCACCCTGGACAACAGCCCGTTTGCAATAGATCAGTTAGTGGATAAAACCCTGGACCTGGTGTTTGAAAAAGCCGCGGCCAAAGGCCTGTTGCTCAGGGCCGAGGTGGATCCCACCATCCCCAAACCGCTGTTGGGCGATGAACTGCGTTTAGGGCAGATCCTGATTAACTTCTGCGCCAATGCCGTGAAATTTACCGATCAGGGACGCGTAACCCTGCGTGTTACTTTGGTGCGCGATTGGCCGGAGCAGGTAGAACTGCTGTTTGAAGTGGAAGACACGGGCATAGGCATTGCCGCCGATGAGCAGCCCAAATTGTTCCAACCGTTTGAGCAGGTGGACACCTCCAGTGCGCGCCGCTTTGAAGGCACAGGGCTGGGTTTGTCCATTTGCAAAAACCTGGCGGAGTTGATGCAGGCGCATATCGATGTCAAAAGCACTCTGGGGCAGGGCAGCTGCTTTCGGTTGCGCGTCACGCTGGATAAACAGGTGCACATCGCCGCTATGGAAACACCGGTGGAACAACCTGCCGAACAACCGCTGCCAGAGCGCTGCCCGGTATTGGTGGTGGAGGACAACCTGCTCAACCAGGAAATTATCCAAACCATGCTCACCGCCATGGGGGTGCAAGTGACCTGTGTCGGTTCAGGGCCAGAGGCCATTGCGGCGGTACAGAAGCAAGGGTTTGCGCTGATTTTTATGGATATCCAACTGCCGGGCATGGATGGTGTGGAAGCGGCGGCGCGTATCAGGACGCTGGCGGCCGGCACCTTTATCCCGATTGTGGCCGTCACCGCCAATGCCTTGCCGGGTGATAGGGAAGCCTACCTTGCCGCCGGTATGGACGATTATCTGGCCAAGCCGATTGAACCGGCGCAATTGCAATCGGTGTTGTTGCGCTGGGGGCAGGCACAGCATCAGGTTGTGCCATTGGTCGCGGCGGCCAACCCGTTTGATATTCTGCGGCGTGGCGGTATAGATACAGCGCGCGCGCTGCACAACCTCATGCACAACGAAGCGCTCTATCGCCGCTTATTGGAGCGTTTTGCCTCTGAGCGTAGCAACCTGGTGGCGGGGTTGGCCGACTTGGTCGCGCACGACCCGGTGGATGCCCTTAATCAAGTGCATTCGCTCAAATCCCTCGCGGGCAGTTTGGGTATGAATAGGCTGGAACAAGTCGCGCAACAACTGGAGCAGTTATTGCGCGACGGCAGTGACGATCAAACAGCGTTGCCTAACGCTTGCCGCACCCTGAGTGACGAGTTGCAGGCCATGATCGAACTGGTGCGACTGGGGTTGCCCCTGGCAGTACCTAGTGCGGGTTGA
- a CDS encoding diguanylate cyclase codes for MSASATASAPPVAVNAIDAGTAPLGNYVQIFTETGARLPWYEALRKFNNREATASTHKVLVAGIGAPPHWLRLTLDNHSAHTIERHLLIDAAWLDEVDVYQLNAEQQLQHTWHAGDSKAFAGRSKATTGFLYRVHLPPGTSDILMRVATPDPLVVPVYLLTASAFENRATQHYYSYGFSYGYLLALIAFNGMLYFGLRDPRHLLYAIFLSIFTFANIAYTGHGYMWLWPNSPEWQRWATPVLICCFGSAGLVFAISFLNLHTERKRLSQLVMTIIVVFALLLLYGVAAHQQTFVLYLTFVFMLFYALLMLTMGMAMFSSSSTGTRYYIYAAITGVLGVAITAASVWGFIPYSKAGFRAAEFGMLVEATLLALALAARIREVQTNHLNAEKLASTDPLTGLKNRRAFYLTSPAMWSNSLRYSRPLSAIVLDLDHFKCLNDSHGHASGDHVLKVVGVLLRQQVRLSDLVVRWGGEEFLLLLPETNATEATAFAERLRELLSAQQIRYGDKRLHVSASFGIAERRVSDSSIDQLIERADSALYQAKHAGRNCTRTIGDTDIDVEAEPVINPH; via the coding sequence ATGAGTGCCAGCGCCACAGCAAGTGCGCCACCAGTAGCCGTGAATGCGATAGATGCCGGCACCGCGCCGCTGGGCAACTATGTGCAAATATTTACAGAGACCGGCGCACGCTTGCCCTGGTATGAAGCGCTGCGGAAATTCAACAACCGTGAGGCTACTGCCAGCACGCACAAGGTACTGGTAGCAGGTATTGGCGCACCGCCACACTGGCTGCGCCTGACATTAGACAATCACTCGGCACACACCATTGAGCGTCACTTGCTGATTGATGCTGCCTGGCTGGACGAGGTGGATGTGTACCAGCTCAATGCCGAGCAGCAACTGCAGCACACCTGGCATGCAGGGGATAGCAAAGCCTTTGCCGGGCGCAGCAAAGCAACTACCGGTTTTTTGTACCGCGTGCATTTGCCGCCGGGCACCAGCGATATTTTGATGCGGGTGGCTACGCCGGACCCACTGGTTGTGCCGGTGTATTTGCTCACCGCCAGCGCCTTTGAAAATAGAGCGACCCAACATTATTACAGCTACGGTTTTAGCTACGGCTACCTGCTCGCCTTAATCGCGTTTAATGGCATGTTGTATTTCGGATTGCGCGACCCTCGCCATCTGCTCTATGCGATTTTTTTAAGTATTTTTACCTTCGCTAATATTGCTTACACCGGCCATGGGTATATGTGGTTGTGGCCCAATTCCCCCGAATGGCAGCGCTGGGCAACCCCGGTATTGATCTGTTGCTTTGGCAGCGCGGGGTTGGTGTTTGCGATCAGCTTTTTAAATCTCCATACGGAACGCAAACGTTTGTCGCAACTGGTGATGACAATCATTGTGGTGTTTGCCCTGTTGTTGCTGTACGGCGTTGCTGCGCACCAGCAAACTTTTGTCCTGTATTTGACCTTTGTGTTTATGTTGTTTTATGCCCTGCTGATGTTGACTATGGGCATGGCCATGTTTAGCAGTAGCAGTACCGGAACGCGCTATTACATTTATGCGGCTATTACCGGAGTGCTGGGTGTGGCGATAACGGCTGCGTCGGTGTGGGGGTTTATCCCTTACAGTAAAGCGGGGTTTCGCGCGGCAGAGTTCGGCATGCTGGTGGAGGCGACGCTATTGGCACTGGCACTGGCGGCGCGTATCCGCGAGGTACAAACCAATCACTTGAATGCGGAAAAACTCGCCAGCACTGATCCACTCACCGGGCTTAAAAACCGCCGCGCGTTTTATCTCACCTCGCCGGCAATGTGGAGCAACAGCCTGCGCTATTCGCGCCCCTTGAGTGCCATTGTTCTGGATTTGGATCACTTCAAATGCCTGAACGATTCCCACGGCCACGCCAGCGGCGATCACGTTTTAAAAGTGGTGGGTGTGCTGCTGCGCCAACAGGTACGCTTGAGCGATTTGGTGGTGCGCTGGGGCGGTGAGGAATTTTTGTTGCTGCTCCCCGAAACCAATGCCACCGAGGCAACGGCTTTTGCTGAGCGCTTGCGCGAGTTACTCTCGGCACAACAAATTCGCTATGGCGACAAGCGTCTGCATGTCAGCGCCAGTTTTGGGATTGCCGAGCGACGGGTGAGCGATTCGTCTATCGACCAGTTAATCGAGCGCGCTGACAGTGCGCTTTACCAAGCGAAACACGCCGGGCGCAATTGCACACGCACTATTGGCGATACAGATATTGATGTGGAGGCCGAGCCCGTCATCAACCCGCACTAG
- a CDS encoding YciI family protein — protein sequence MKVMVMVKASPGSEAGKMPSEALMTAMMNFNEELVKAGIMESGDGLKPTSEGVRVRFDGSKRLVTTGPFAETNELIAGYWIWNVNSMEEAIEWVKKCPNPMEEEASDIEIRTFYEIDDFAVADPDGKSREKDNALRQALAMQQVEVNNYLFFSGRCDEALAFYQQHLSADIKFLIHFNESPDTFPEGTLQAGFENKVMHAEFSLGKVRIMASDGCNDAETFSGFRIALNVPTEDEARRIFAALASNGGKVDMPLMKTFWSPLYGQVTDQFGVGWMVMLPGDEPA from the coding sequence ATGAAAGTCATGGTAATGGTTAAAGCCTCACCGGGTTCTGAAGCGGGAAAAATGCCGAGCGAAGCGCTGATGACGGCGATGATGAATTTTAATGAAGAGCTGGTAAAGGCTGGCATTATGGAGTCAGGTGATGGGCTTAAACCCACCAGCGAAGGCGTGCGTGTGCGGTTTGATGGCAGCAAACGTTTGGTCACTACCGGCCCTTTTGCCGAGACCAATGAATTAATTGCGGGCTATTGGATTTGGAATGTGAACTCCATGGAGGAAGCGATTGAATGGGTGAAGAAGTGCCCTAACCCCATGGAAGAGGAAGCCTCCGATATTGAAATTCGCACTTTTTATGAAATAGACGATTTTGCGGTGGCCGACCCTGATGGCAAATCCCGGGAAAAAGATAATGCACTGCGTCAGGCGCTGGCGATGCAACAGGTAGAGGTAAATAATTATTTGTTCTTCTCGGGCCGTTGCGATGAAGCCCTGGCGTTTTACCAGCAACATTTAAGTGCAGATATTAAATTCCTGATTCACTTTAACGAAAGCCCGGATACATTTCCCGAGGGAACCTTGCAAGCCGGTTTTGAAAACAAGGTGATGCACGCTGAATTCAGCTTGGGCAAGGTACGGATAATGGCGTCCGACGGCTGTAATGATGCGGAAACATTCAGCGGTTTTCGCATTGCATTAAATGTCCCGACAGAAGATGAAGCGCGCCGTATTTTTGCCGCACTGGCCAGCAACGGCGGCAAGGTGGATATGCCGCTGATGAAAACCTTCTGGTCACCGCTTTATGGACAAGTTACGGATCAGTTCGGTGTGGGTTGGATGGTGATGTTGCCGGGCGACGAACCGGCATAA
- a CDS encoding sulfurtransferase produces MLIDPLQLQALQNQDNHLLLCCLLRPVGVSAESINESDLIPSSQLFDIDDFSATDAPFPHTLLSASEFEIKARALGINNDSSIVVCDNIGIYSAPRVWFNLTLMGCNNVLLLNGGIPAWKASGYPITHDSVTASREGDFSAREQSNRVATKEDVLAAIGKADVRIIDVRGAARFYGQVPEPRAGVRSGHIPGSANIPYANFIRDGRFKPRAELEKLFQDAGCSVDKELIFSCGSGVTACIGYLAALLCGYKNIRVYDGSWAEWGAIESLPVER; encoded by the coding sequence ATGCTAATCGACCCCCTACAACTACAAGCATTACAGAACCAGGACAACCACTTACTGCTCTGCTGTTTGCTAAGGCCTGTGGGGGTGAGCGCGGAATCGATTAACGAGTCAGACCTTATTCCCTCATCTCAGCTATTTGATATAGACGATTTTTCCGCAACCGATGCACCTTTCCCGCACACCCTGTTATCAGCCAGCGAGTTTGAAATAAAAGCGCGGGCACTGGGTATTAATAATGACTCATCCATTGTGGTGTGCGACAACATCGGTATTTATTCCGCGCCGCGAGTGTGGTTCAACCTAACCCTCATGGGGTGCAACAATGTGTTGTTATTAAATGGTGGCATTCCCGCGTGGAAGGCGAGTGGTTATCCCATTACGCATGACAGCGTTACGGCAAGCCGTGAAGGGGATTTTAGTGCGCGCGAGCAGAGCAATCGTGTGGCAACTAAAGAGGATGTATTAGCGGCGATTGGCAAGGCGGATGTTCGTATTATCGATGTCAGAGGCGCGGCGCGTTTTTATGGTCAAGTGCCGGAGCCGCGCGCCGGTGTGCGCAGTGGTCACATTCCCGGTTCGGCCAATATTCCCTACGCCAATTTTATTCGCGATGGTCGCTTCAAACCGCGTGCTGAATTGGAAAAATTATTCCAGGATGCTGGCTGCAGTGTTGATAAAGAATTAATTTTTTCTTGCGGTTCAGGTGTGACAGCCTGTATTGGTTACCTTGCGGCGCTGTTGTGTGGCTACAAGAATATCCGCGTGTACGACGGTTCCTGGGCGGAGTGGGGCGCAATTGAATCGCTGCCGGTTGAGCGTTAA
- a CDS encoding YigZ family protein, protein MSTYTILAEAIESTTEEKNSDFLTFLHPVTSREEAMTYVEGYRKQYPDASHVCWAYVIGNTRQPKTQAFSDDGEPSGTAGKPMLHVLTERDVGNSLAVVVRYFGGVKLGAGGLVRAYSGAVSEAVNRAQLVQVTPSVQLNVMVDFARETKVRHLVNLYQGQIVDVAYASEVSIDISLPAAQAAQFAQQVTNETAGEAVVQFEDKANN, encoded by the coding sequence ATGTCCACCTACACTATTCTCGCCGAGGCTATTGAATCCACCACTGAAGAAAAGAACAGTGATTTTTTGACGTTTCTACACCCTGTTACGTCCCGCGAGGAGGCGATGACGTATGTGGAGGGGTATCGCAAACAATATCCGGATGCGAGCCATGTGTGCTGGGCTTATGTGATTGGCAATACGCGGCAACCCAAAACCCAGGCATTTAGTGATGACGGTGAGCCATCCGGTACGGCGGGAAAGCCGATGCTGCATGTGCTCACTGAGCGGGATGTGGGTAATTCGCTCGCGGTGGTGGTGCGCTATTTTGGCGGGGTAAAGTTGGGAGCGGGTGGCTTGGTGCGCGCCTATTCGGGGGCGGTGTCCGAGGCGGTGAACCGTGCGCAATTAGTTCAGGTTACGCCGAGCGTGCAGTTGAACGTCATGGTGGATTTCGCCAGGGAAACGAAAGTGCGGCACCTTGTGAACTTGTACCAGGGGCAGATTGTGGATGTTGCTTATGCCAGCGAGGTGTCGATTGATATCAGCCTGCCTGCTGCACAAGCGGCGCAGTTTGCGCAGCAGGTGACCAATGAAACCGCTGGTGAGGCGGTGGTTCAGTTTGAAGATAAGGCTAATAATTAA